The following coding sequences are from one uncultured Cohaesibacter sp. window:
- a CDS encoding branched-chain amino acid ABC transporter substrate-binding protein, with protein MKKLLLAGVALAGSIAMTSGAFAEIIIATAGPMTGQYASFGQQMKLGAEQAVEDINAAGGVNGEMLKLEIGDDACDPKQAVAVANQMVGKGVTFMAGHFCSGSSIPASSVYAEEGIIQISPASTNPKFTDERPGPGIFRVCGRDDQQGSVAGQLLWDEYKDKNVAIIQDKTAYGKGLADETKAAFEALGGKVVMYEAYTAGEKDYTALVSKLKQAKIDALYVGGYHTEAGLIVRQMREQGMDTVLISGDALVTDEYWSITGDAGEGTLMTFSPDPSLNPEAAPVVEEFKKKGLTTEGYVLYTYAAIQAYVDAVKAAGSTDYDAVTEALNSGEYPTVLGNLSFDDKGDVTLPGYVWYKWSKGKYAYK; from the coding sequence ATGAAGAAACTACTTTTGGCAGGCGTCGCACTCGCTGGCTCTATCGCAATGACCAGCGGCGCTTTCGCTGAAATCATCATTGCTACCGCTGGCCCAATGACCGGTCAGTATGCTTCTTTCGGTCAGCAGATGAAGCTTGGTGCTGAACAGGCAGTTGAAGATATCAACGCTGCTGGCGGCGTCAACGGCGAAATGCTGAAACTGGAAATCGGCGACGATGCTTGCGACCCGAAACAGGCCGTTGCTGTTGCTAACCAGATGGTTGGTAAAGGCGTAACCTTCATGGCTGGCCACTTCTGCTCAGGTTCTTCCATTCCTGCTTCTTCTGTTTATGCTGAAGAAGGCATCATCCAGATTTCTCCAGCTTCCACCAACCCTAAATTCACCGACGAACGTCCAGGACCTGGCATCTTCCGCGTTTGCGGCCGTGATGACCAGCAGGGTTCCGTTGCCGGCCAGCTGCTCTGGGACGAATATAAAGACAAAAACGTTGCCATCATCCAGGACAAGACCGCTTACGGTAAAGGCCTGGCTGACGAAACCAAAGCTGCTTTCGAAGCTCTTGGTGGCAAGGTTGTCATGTATGAAGCCTACACCGCTGGTGAAAAAGACTACACCGCGCTGGTTTCCAAGCTGAAACAGGCCAAGATCGACGCTCTGTATGTCGGTGGTTACCACACCGAAGCAGGCCTCATCGTTCGTCAGATGCGTGAACAGGGCATGGACACCGTTCTGATCTCTGGTGACGCTCTGGTTACCGACGAATACTGGTCCATCACCGGTGACGCTGGCGAAGGCACCCTGATGACCTTCTCTCCTGATCCGTCTCTGAACCCAGAAGCAGCTCCGGTTGTTGAAGAGTTCAAGAAAAAAGGGCTGACCACCGAAGGGTACGTTCTGTACACCTACGCTGCTATTCAGGCTTATGTTGACGCTGTCAAAGCTGCCGGTTCCACCGATTATGACGCAGTCACCGAAGCTCTGAACTCTGGCG